A genomic region of Zalophus californianus isolate mZalCal1 chromosome 11, mZalCal1.pri.v2, whole genome shotgun sequence contains the following coding sequences:
- the DRAP1 gene encoding LOW QUALITY PROTEIN: dr1-associated corepressor (The sequence of the model RefSeq protein was modified relative to this genomic sequence to represent the inferred CDS: inserted 1 base in 1 codon; deleted 6 bases in 5 codons), whose translation MALPAVTSGLRRARRRPSPAPGSAPAGALRRLRPPSPPPRPAPATACRRRHLSARRLNNNFIDKRQHGGGATGPGGPVGSGGGGAGGTRTRGNRGRRVASRPGGREAAGGGAGPGAAREALRCRARRKSITRGFPPARIKKIMQTDEEIGKVAAAVPVIISRALELFPGVAVEEAWQVNSPRNAKTMTTSHLKQCIELEQQFDFLKDLVASVPDMQGDGEDNHMDGDKGTRRWTVPSRRGRKPGSSGRKNGGMGSKSKDKKLSGTDSEQEDESDDTDTDGXEETSQAPPQPVFPPAPLSAGNPPTPFMPFTSTLPLPPAPPGPSAPDAEDEEDYDS comes from the exons ATGGCGCT CCCCGCCGTCACCTCCGGCCTTCGCCGCGCTCGGCGCCGGCCCAGCCCCGCGCCCGGCTCCGCTCCTGCCGGGGCTCTGCGCCGCCTGCGCCCGCCGTCGCCtccgccgcgccccgcccccgccacggCTTGCCGCCGCCGCCATCTTAGCGCCCGCCGTCTCAACAACAACTTTATAGACAAGCGCCAGCACGGGGGCGGGGCCACCGGGCCGGGCG GACCCGTGGGGAGCGGCGGGGGCGGAGCAGGCGGCACCAGGACCCGGGGGAACCGCGGCAGGCGGGTGGCGAGCAGGCCCGGGGGCCGGGAAGCTGCGGGCGGCGGCGCTGGGCCCGGCGCGGCAAGAGAGGCCCTGAGATGCCGAGCAAGAAGAAAAAGTATAACGCGCGGTTTCCCGCCG gcgcGGATCAAGAAGATCATGCAAACTGACGAAGAAATTGGGAAGGTGGCGGCGGCAGTGCCTGTCATCATCT CCCGGGCGCTTGAGCTGTTTCCTGGAGTCGCTGTTGAAGAGGCTTGGCAGGTGAAC AGTCCCCGAAATGCCAAGACCATGACCACATCCCACCT GAAGCAGTGCATTGAGCTGGAGCAGCAG TTTGACTTCTTGAAGGACCTGGTGGCCTCTGTG CCTGACATGCAGGGAGACGGGGAAGACAACCACATGGAC GGGGACAAGGGTACCCGCAG ATGGACTGTACCTTCCCGAAGG GGCCGGAAGCCAGGAAGCAGTGGACGGAAGAATGGTGGGATGGGAAGCAAAAGCAAGGACAAGAAGCTGTCAGGGACGGACTCGGAACAGGAG GATGAGTCTGACGACACAGACACTGATG aagaggagacatcacaagccccaccccagccagtcttcccccctgccccacttTCAGCTGGTAA CCCCCCGACACCCTTCATGCCCTTCACCTCgactctgcctctgcccccagcaccccCGGGCCCCTCAGCTCCTGATGCAGAGGATGAAGAAGACTATGACTCCTAG